Proteins encoded together in one Stutzerimonas stutzeri window:
- a CDS encoding methyl-accepting chemotaxis protein, which yields MLQKSLRAQILALIGGSLLLTLLIALGCIRMLSSDIDQFQTLLDGPLAELQLIDEANLEFKVQVQEWKNVLLRGKQLENRNRYWSQFEAQEAKVQKVLGELLVLSADEPALAGQIERLRNEHRTLGGAYRKGLDAFIAAGSDPLAGDAAVAGIDRATSAQLSELVKQLHAAARQRSEAIQADAEATALLGPVIMILAGVVVALLSLWLVNRRIIEPIRTLIEHIARLSQGKFAERVDASRADELGRLAVAANVLRDFLADTFTRLQQSTSNLDSASGELNAIARLMADGAREQFSRTDQVATAVHEMSATAQEVSRHAAEAAQAADAADHAAQQGEAVMRGTIASITDMSSAIASTAEVIRRLEGDSGRIGKVLEVIRGIADQTNLLALNAAIEAARAGDAGRGFAVVADEVRTLAQRTAESTAEIHQIIDTVQTGASNAVRAIESGQVRSEQGVGQVTEAGLMLQRITEAVEAIRDMNRQIATAAEEQTAVAEDISRNLTEITSIATINQQNVERTETASQNLHGLSAQLTEDTRRLAG from the coding sequence ATGCTCCAGAAGTCCCTGCGCGCGCAGATCCTCGCGCTGATCGGCGGCAGCCTGCTGCTGACGCTCCTCATCGCCCTCGGCTGCATCCGCATGCTCAGCAGCGATATCGACCAATTCCAGACGCTGCTCGACGGGCCCCTGGCTGAGCTGCAACTGATCGACGAGGCCAACCTCGAGTTCAAGGTACAGGTGCAGGAATGGAAGAACGTACTGCTGCGCGGCAAGCAGCTCGAAAATCGCAACCGCTACTGGAGCCAGTTCGAGGCACAGGAAGCCAAGGTGCAGAAGGTTCTTGGCGAGCTGCTCGTGCTGAGTGCCGACGAACCGGCGCTGGCCGGACAGATCGAGCGCCTGCGCAACGAGCATCGAACGCTGGGCGGCGCCTACCGCAAGGGCCTGGACGCCTTTATCGCCGCCGGCAGCGACCCGCTTGCCGGTGATGCTGCGGTGGCCGGGATCGACCGTGCCACCAGCGCCCAGCTCAGCGAACTGGTCAAGCAGCTGCATGCGGCCGCCCGGCAGCGTTCGGAGGCGATACAGGCCGATGCCGAAGCCACCGCGCTGCTCGGCCCGGTCATCATGATCCTGGCCGGCGTGGTGGTGGCGCTACTCAGCCTGTGGCTGGTCAATCGACGCATCATCGAGCCGATCCGCACGCTGATCGAGCACATCGCGCGTCTCAGCCAGGGCAAGTTCGCCGAGCGGGTGGACGCCAGCCGCGCCGACGAACTCGGCCGACTCGCGGTTGCCGCCAACGTGCTGCGCGATTTTCTCGCCGATACCTTCACCCGCCTACAGCAGAGCACCTCCAATCTGGACAGCGCCAGCGGCGAACTGAACGCCATCGCCAGGCTGATGGCCGATGGCGCCCGCGAGCAGTTCTCGCGCACCGATCAGGTCGCCACTGCCGTGCATGAGATGTCGGCAACTGCCCAGGAAGTCTCGCGCCATGCCGCCGAAGCGGCGCAGGCCGCCGATGCCGCCGATCACGCCGCGCAACAGGGCGAGGCGGTGATGCGCGGCACCATCGCCAGCATCACCGACATGAGCAGCGCAATCGCCAGCACTGCCGAGGTCATTCGCCGGCTGGAGGGCGACAGCGGTCGGATCGGCAAGGTGCTGGAAGTCATCCGCGGCATCGCCGACCAGACCAACCTGCTGGCGCTCAATGCCGCCATCGAGGCGGCCCGTGCTGGCGACGCCGGCCGCGGTTTTGCCGTGGTGGCCGACGAGGTGCGCACCCTGGCCCAGCGCACCGCCGAATCCACCGCCGAGATCCACCAGATCATCGATACCGTGCAGACCGGCGCAAGCAATGCGGTGCGTGCCATCGAGAGCGGCCAGGTGCGCAGCGAACAGGGGGTCGGCCAGGTGACCGAGGCCGGACTGATGCTGCAGCGCATCACCGAGGCCGTGGAGGCGATCCGCGACATGAACCGGCAGATCGCAACCGCGGCCGAGGAACAGACAGCGGTGGCCGAGGACATCTCGCGCAACCTCACCGAGATCACCTCCATCGCCACCATCAACCAGCAGAACGTCGAACGCACCGAAACCGCCAGTCAGAACCTGCACGGCCTGTCGGCGCAGCTCACCGAGGACACCCGCCGCCTCGCTGGCTGA
- a CDS encoding efflux RND transporter periplasmic adaptor subunit, whose amino-acid sequence MLRRMLFMLGAVVVVVAILAALKFNSIYQQIQQFQAPKPAIDVEAEVARRMDWQSRLPAIGTLKASQGIDLSVEIAGTITDVQFQSGEKVSKGQAIVLLDSEMEQASLVSAEADLSLARLEFQRARSLLDRQAISRSEYDRLNAQSQKAEASVAQLRASLAKKRILAPYSGTIGIRQVDVGDYIAAGTPIATLQDLSTLYVDFFLAEQHVPLLALGQKVQLRVAAYPDDRFEGVISALNPKVETTTRNVQVRAELANPDGRLLPGMFADLQVLLPTENAQVVVPETAITYTLYGNSVLLVTEGTPPEGVSRDEPYLVVERRFVTTGERRDGLVVVLDGLEGGEQVITAGQLKLDSGTHVAIAENRTLKLDGAEPASE is encoded by the coding sequence ATGTTGCGCCGCATGCTGTTTATGCTGGGCGCGGTGGTCGTCGTCGTTGCGATCCTTGCCGCACTCAAGTTCAACTCGATCTATCAACAGATTCAGCAGTTCCAGGCACCCAAGCCGGCGATCGATGTCGAGGCGGAAGTTGCCCGGCGCATGGACTGGCAGAGCCGCCTGCCGGCGATCGGCACGCTCAAGGCATCGCAGGGCATCGACCTCAGCGTCGAGATCGCCGGCACCATCACCGACGTGCAGTTCCAGTCCGGCGAGAAGGTCAGCAAGGGCCAGGCCATCGTGCTGCTGGACAGCGAAATGGAGCAGGCCAGCCTGGTCAGCGCCGAGGCGGACCTCAGCCTGGCCCGCCTGGAGTTCCAGCGCGCCCGCAGCCTGCTGGATCGCCAGGCCATCTCCCGCAGCGAATACGACCGTCTCAATGCCCAGTCGCAGAAGGCCGAGGCCAGCGTCGCCCAGCTGCGTGCCAGCCTGGCGAAGAAGCGCATCCTCGCCCCCTACTCCGGCACCATCGGCATCCGCCAGGTGGATGTGGGTGATTACATCGCTGCCGGCACGCCCATCGCCACGCTGCAGGACCTCTCCACGCTCTACGTCGACTTCTTCCTGGCTGAACAGCACGTACCGCTGCTGGCGCTCGGGCAGAAGGTGCAATTGCGCGTGGCGGCCTACCCGGACGACCGTTTCGAAGGCGTGATCAGCGCGCTGAACCCGAAGGTGGAAACCACAACCCGCAACGTGCAGGTCCGCGCCGAACTGGCCAACCCCGACGGTCGGCTGTTGCCTGGCATGTTCGCCGACCTGCAGGTCCTGTTGCCGACCGAAAACGCGCAGGTGGTTGTGCCGGAAACGGCCATCACCTACACGCTGTACGGCAACTCGGTGCTGCTGGTGACCGAGGGCACGCCGCCTGAAGGGGTCAGCCGCGACGAGCCGTACCTGGTGGTCGAGCGCCGCTTCGTCACCACAGGCGAGCGTCGCGACGGCCTGGTGGTGGTCCTCGACGGCCTGGAAGGCGGCGAACAGGTGATCACCGCCGGCCAGCTCAAGCTCGACAGCGGCACCCATGTCGCCATCGCCGAGAACCGCACGCTCAAGCTCGACGGCGCCGAGCCGGCGTCCGAATAA
- a CDS encoding multidrug efflux RND transporter permease subunit: MAFTDPFIRRPVLASVISLLIVLLGIQAFNSLTIRQYPQMESALITVTTAYPGANAETIQGYITQPLQQSLASAEGVDYMTSVSQQNASVISVYARIGADTDRLYTELLSQANSVKNQLPQDAEDPVLNKQAADSTALMYISFYSDQLSNPQITDYLSRVIQPKLATLPGMAEAEILGNQVFAMRLWLDPVKLAAYGVSAGDVNEAVRKYNFLSAAGEVKGQYVVTSINADTELKTPEAFAAIPLKTQGDSRVLLGDVARVEMGAESYNSISSFDGIPSVYIGIKGTPSANPLDVIKEVRAIMPQIEAQLPPGLKATIAYDATEFIQASIDEVVKTLAEAAVIVIVVVFLFLGSLRTVLIPVVTIPLSMIGVLFFMQAMGYSINLLTLLAMVLAIGLVVDDAIVVVENIHRHIEQGKSPLQAALDGAREIAMPVVSMTITLAAVYAPIGFLQGLTGALFQEFALTLAGAVLISGVVALTLSPMMCSKLLRHEENPSGFAHRLDELFERLKQRYQRALHGTLNTRPVVLVFAVLVLALIPVLLMFTESELAPEEDQGIVFMMASAPKTANLDYLNAYTDQFLEIFKSFPEYYSWFQINGFDGVQSGIGGFLLKPWDERERSQMEILPEVQAKLDRLPGLQIFGFNLPSLPGTGEGLPFQFVINTANDYETLLQVTERIRKRAEESGKFAFLDVDLAFDKPEIVVEIDREKAAQMGVSMEDLGLTLSTLLGEGEINRFTIEGRSYKVIAQVERAYRDNPDWLSNYYVRNQQGQMLPLSTLIKVRDRARPTQLKQFQQLNAAMIQGFPIVSMGEAIETLQTIAREEAPEGFSFDYAGASRQYVQEGNALYLTFALALALIFLVLAAQFESFRDPLVILVTVPLSVCGALVPLFLGLSSMNIYTQVGLVTLIGLISKHGIMIVEFANQLRRERGLSRREAVEEAAAIRLRPVLMTTAATVFGMVPLIIASGAGAVSRFDIGLVIATGMSVGTLFTLFVLPAVYELLARPDKAPQSAAAPGIA; this comes from the coding sequence ATGGCCTTCACCGATCCCTTCATCCGCCGCCCGGTACTGGCGAGCGTCATCAGCCTGCTGATCGTGCTGCTCGGCATCCAGGCCTTCAACAGCCTGACCATCCGCCAGTACCCGCAGATGGAAAGCGCACTGATCACGGTGACCACCGCCTACCCCGGCGCCAACGCCGAAACCATTCAGGGCTATATCACCCAGCCGTTGCAGCAGAGCCTTGCCAGCGCCGAAGGGGTGGACTACATGACCTCGGTCAGCCAGCAGAACGCCTCGGTGATCTCGGTCTACGCGCGCATCGGCGCCGACACAGATCGCCTCTACACCGAGCTGCTCAGCCAGGCCAACTCGGTCAAGAACCAGCTGCCGCAGGACGCCGAGGACCCGGTGCTGAACAAGCAGGCGGCCGATTCCACTGCGCTGATGTACATCAGCTTCTACAGCGACCAGCTGTCCAACCCGCAGATCACCGACTACCTGTCGCGAGTCATCCAGCCCAAGCTGGCGACGCTGCCAGGCATGGCCGAGGCGGAGATCCTTGGCAACCAGGTGTTCGCCATGCGCCTGTGGCTGGACCCGGTGAAGCTGGCAGCCTACGGCGTCTCCGCGGGCGACGTGAACGAGGCGGTGCGCAAGTACAACTTCCTCTCGGCAGCCGGCGAAGTGAAAGGCCAGTACGTGGTCACCAGCATCAACGCCGACACCGAGCTGAAGACGCCGGAAGCGTTCGCCGCCATCCCGCTCAAGACCCAGGGCGACAGCCGCGTCCTGCTGGGTGACGTGGCACGGGTGGAGATGGGCGCCGAAAGCTACAACTCGATCAGCTCGTTCGACGGTATTCCTTCGGTCTATATCGGTATCAAGGGCACGCCCAGCGCCAACCCGCTGGACGTGATCAAGGAAGTGCGCGCGATCATGCCGCAGATCGAGGCACAGCTGCCGCCGGGCCTGAAGGCAACCATCGCCTACGACGCCACCGAGTTCATCCAGGCGTCCATCGACGAGGTGGTGAAGACTCTGGCCGAGGCCGCGGTGATCGTCATCGTCGTGGTCTTCCTGTTCCTCGGCTCGCTGCGCACGGTGCTGATTCCGGTGGTGACCATCCCGTTGTCGATGATCGGCGTGCTGTTCTTCATGCAGGCGATGGGCTACTCGATCAACCTGCTGACGCTGCTGGCCATGGTGCTGGCGATCGGCCTGGTGGTGGACGATGCCATCGTCGTGGTGGAGAACATCCACCGGCACATCGAGCAGGGAAAATCGCCGTTGCAGGCGGCGCTCGACGGCGCCCGGGAGATCGCCATGCCGGTGGTCTCGATGACCATCACCCTGGCCGCGGTCTATGCTCCCATCGGCTTCCTGCAGGGGCTGACCGGTGCGCTGTTCCAGGAGTTCGCCCTGACCCTGGCCGGCGCCGTGCTGATTTCCGGTGTGGTGGCGCTGACGCTGTCGCCGATGATGTGTTCGAAGCTGCTGCGCCACGAAGAGAACCCCAGCGGCTTCGCCCATCGCCTGGATGAGCTGTTCGAACGCCTCAAGCAGCGCTACCAGCGCGCCCTGCACGGCACCCTCAACACCCGCCCGGTGGTCCTGGTGTTCGCCGTGCTGGTGCTGGCGCTGATTCCGGTGCTGCTGATGTTCACCGAGAGCGAACTGGCGCCCGAGGAGGACCAGGGCATCGTCTTCATGATGGCCAGCGCACCGAAGACCGCCAACCTGGACTACCTGAACGCCTACACCGACCAGTTCCTGGAGATATTCAAGAGCTTCCCGGAGTACTACTCCTGGTTCCAGATCAACGGCTTCGATGGCGTGCAGAGCGGCATTGGCGGCTTCCTGCTCAAACCCTGGGACGAGCGCGAGCGCTCGCAGATGGAAATCCTGCCCGAGGTACAGGCCAAGCTCGATCGCCTGCCCGGCCTGCAGATCTTCGGTTTCAACCTGCCTTCGCTGCCCGGCACCGGCGAAGGCCTGCCGTTCCAGTTCGTGATCAATACCGCCAACGACTACGAAACGCTGCTGCAGGTGACCGAGCGCATCCGCAAGCGCGCCGAGGAGTCCGGCAAGTTCGCCTTCCTCGATGTGGACCTGGCGTTCGACAAGCCGGAGATCGTGGTCGAGATCGACCGCGAGAAGGCCGCGCAGATGGGCGTCTCCATGGAAGACCTCGGCCTGACCCTGAGCACCCTGCTCGGCGAGGGCGAGATCAACCGCTTCACCATCGAGGGCCGCAGCTACAAGGTCATCGCCCAGGTCGAACGCGCCTACCGCGACAACCCCGACTGGCTGAGCAACTACTACGTGCGCAACCAGCAGGGCCAGATGCTGCCGCTCTCGACCTTGATCAAGGTACGCGACCGCGCCCGGCCGACTCAGCTCAAGCAGTTCCAGCAGCTCAACGCCGCGATGATCCAGGGCTTTCCCATCGTCAGCATGGGCGAGGCGATCGAAACGCTGCAGACCATCGCCCGCGAGGAAGCGCCGGAGGGCTTCAGCTTCGATTACGCCGGCGCGTCGCGGCAGTACGTGCAGGAAGGCAATGCGCTGTACCTGACCTTTGCCCTGGCGCTGGCGTTGATCTTCCTGGTCCTGGCCGCACAGTTCGAGAGCTTCCGCGATCCGCTGGTGATCCTGGTCACCGTACCGTTGTCCGTGTGCGGGGCGCTGGTGCCGCTGTTCCTCGGCCTGTCGAGCATGAACATCTATACCCAGGTGGGCCTGGTGACGCTGATCGGTCTGATCAGCAAGCACGGCATCATGATCGTCGAGTTCGCCAACCAGCTGCGTCGTGAGCGCGGCCTGAGCCGCCGCGAAGCGGTGGAAGAAGCGGCGGCGATTCGCCTGCGGCCGGTGCTGATGACCACCGCAGCGACAGTGTTCGGCATGGTGCCGCTGATCATCGCCAGTGGGGCCGGCGCCGTCAGCCGGTTCGACATCGGCCTGGTGATCGCCACCGGGATGTCGGTGGGCACGCTGTTCACGCTGTTCGTGCTGCCTGCCGTCTATGAACTGCTGGCCAGACCGGACAAGGCACCGCAGTCGGCCGCCGCGCCCGGCATCGCCTGA
- the groL gene encoding chaperonin GroEL (60 kDa chaperone family; promotes refolding of misfolded polypeptides especially under stressful conditions; forms two stacked rings of heptamers to form a barrel-shaped 14mer; ends can be capped by GroES; misfolded proteins enter the barrel where they are refolded when GroES binds): MAAKEVKFGDSARKKMLVGVNVLADAVKATLGPKGRNVVLEKSFGAPTITKDGVSVAKEIELKDRFENMGAQLVKDVASKANDEAGDGTTTATVLAQAIVNEGLKAVAAGMNPMDLKRGIDKATIAIVAELKQLAKPCTDSKAIAQVGTISANSDESIGQIIAEAMERVGKEGVITVEEGSGFENELSVVEGMQFDRGYLSPYFINKPDTMVAELDNPLLLLVDKKISNIRELLPVLEGVAKAGRPLLIVAEDVEGEALATLVVNNMRGIVKVAAVKAPGFGDRRKAMLQDIAILTGGTVISEEVGLSLETATLEHLGNAKRVVLNKENTTIIDGAGAQADIEARVAQIRKQIEDTTSDYDKEKLQERLAKLAGGVAVIKVGAGTEVEMKEKKARVEDALHATRAAVEEGVVPGGGVALVRALQAISELKGDNEDQNVGIALLRRAVEAPLRQIVANAGGEPSVVVDKVKQGSGNYGFNAASDTYGDMIEMGILDPAKVTRSALQAAASIGGLMVTTEAMVAEVVEDKPAPAMPDMGGMGGMGGMM, translated from the coding sequence ATGGCTGCTAAAGAAGTCAAATTCGGCGACTCCGCACGCAAGAAGATGCTGGTCGGTGTGAACGTCCTGGCTGATGCGGTGAAAGCGACCCTCGGCCCGAAAGGCCGCAATGTGGTGCTGGAGAAGAGCTTCGGTGCTCCGACCATCACCAAGGACGGCGTTTCCGTTGCCAAGGAAATCGAGCTGAAGGACCGCTTCGAGAACATGGGCGCCCAGCTGGTCAAGGACGTTGCCTCCAAGGCCAACGACGAGGCCGGTGACGGCACCACCACCGCCACCGTCCTGGCCCAGGCCATCGTCAACGAGGGCCTGAAGGCCGTCGCTGCCGGCATGAACCCGATGGACCTGAAGCGCGGCATCGACAAGGCGACCATCGCCATCGTCGCCGAGCTGAAGCAGCTGGCCAAGCCGTGCACCGACTCCAAGGCCATCGCCCAGGTCGGCACCATCTCCGCCAACTCCGACGAGTCCATCGGCCAGATCATCGCCGAGGCCATGGAGCGCGTGGGCAAGGAAGGCGTGATCACCGTTGAGGAAGGTTCGGGCTTCGAGAACGAGCTGTCCGTCGTCGAGGGCATGCAGTTCGACCGCGGCTACCTGTCGCCGTACTTCATCAACAAGCCGGACACCATGGTTGCCGAGCTGGACAACCCGCTGCTGCTGCTGGTCGACAAGAAGATCTCCAACATCCGCGAACTGCTGCCGGTGCTGGAAGGCGTCGCCAAAGCCGGTCGTCCGCTGCTGATCGTTGCCGAAGACGTGGAAGGCGAAGCCCTGGCCACCCTGGTGGTCAACAACATGCGCGGCATCGTCAAGGTCGCTGCGGTCAAGGCACCGGGCTTCGGCGATCGCCGCAAGGCCATGCTGCAGGACATCGCCATCCTGACCGGCGGTACCGTGATTTCCGAAGAAGTCGGCCTGAGCCTGGAAACCGCTACCCTGGAGCACCTGGGTAACGCCAAGCGCGTCGTGCTGAACAAGGAAAACACCACCATCATCGACGGCGCTGGTGCCCAGGCCGACATCGAAGCTCGTGTGGCGCAGATCCGCAAGCAGATCGAAGACACCACCTCCGACTACGACAAGGAAAAGCTGCAAGAGCGTCTGGCCAAGCTGGCTGGCGGTGTTGCCGTGATCAAGGTCGGTGCCGGTACCGAAGTCGAGATGAAAGAGAAGAAAGCCCGCGTCGAAGACGCCCTGCATGCGACCCGTGCGGCCGTTGAAGAAGGCGTGGTGCCTGGCGGTGGCGTGGCTCTGGTGCGCGCTCTGCAGGCCATCTCCGAGCTCAAGGGTGACAACGAAGACCAGAACGTCGGTATCGCGCTGCTGCGTCGTGCCGTCGAAGCTCCGCTGCGTCAGATCGTTGCCAACGCCGGCGGCGAGCCGAGCGTGGTGGTCGACAAGGTCAAGCAGGGCTCGGGCAACTACGGCTTCAACGCTGCGTCCGACACCTACGGCGACATGATCGAGATGGGTATCCTCGATCCGGCCAAGGTCACTCGTTCCGCGCTGCAGGCTGCTGCTTCCATCGGCGGTCTGATGGTGACTACCGAAGCCATGGTTGCCGAAGTGGTAGAAGACAAGCCGGCCCCGGCCATGCCGGACATGGGCGGCATGGGTGGCATGGGCGGCATGATGTAA
- a CDS encoding co-chaperone GroES: MKLRPLHDRVVIRRSEEETKTAGGIVLPGSAAEKPNRGEVVAVGTGRVLDNGEVRAPAVKVGDKVVFGPYSGSNTVKVDGEDLLVMSENEILAVIEA, translated from the coding sequence ATGAAGCTTCGTCCTCTGCATGACCGCGTCGTGATTCGTCGCAGCGAAGAAGAAACCAAGACCGCAGGCGGCATCGTCCTGCCGGGCTCCGCTGCCGAGAAACCGAACCGTGGCGAAGTCGTTGCTGTCGGTACCGGACGTGTGCTGGACAACGGCGAAGTGCGCGCTCCGGCCGTTAAGGTCGGCGACAAGGTGGTGTTCGGCCCGTACTCCGGCAGCAACACCGTCAAGGTCGACGGCGAAGACCTGCTGGTGATGAGCGAGAACGAAATCCTCGCCGTCATCGAAGCCTGA
- a CDS encoding FxsA family protein, with protein MRIFFVLFLLFPLAELFVLIKVGSSIGALATILLLVLSGIAGVLLLRLAGFATAWRARERLARGELPEREMLQGLMMAIGGGLLFLPGFISDLLALIVLFPPTRNFLFRQINRRMEAQMRRQRAFADDLQARANPQRPNVIEGEWERRDQDK; from the coding sequence ATGCGAATCTTCTTTGTGCTGTTTCTATTGTTCCCGCTGGCCGAGCTGTTCGTACTGATCAAGGTCGGCAGCTCCATCGGTGCGCTGGCCACCATCCTGCTGCTGGTGCTCAGCGGCATTGCCGGTGTTCTGCTGCTGCGTCTGGCCGGTTTCGCCACTGCCTGGCGCGCCCGCGAGCGCCTGGCGCGGGGCGAGTTGCCCGAGCGTGAAATGCTGCAGGGGCTGATGATGGCAATCGGCGGCGGCTTGCTGTTCCTGCCCGGCTTCATCAGTGACCTGCTGGCGCTGATCGTGCTCTTCCCGCCGACACGCAACTTCCTGTTCCGCCAGATCAACCGTCGCATGGAGGCGCAGATGCGCCGTCAGCGCGCCTTCGCCGACGACTTGCAGGCCCGCGCCAACCCGCAACGGCCCAATGTGATCGAGGGCGAATGGGAGCGACGCGACCAGGACAAATGA
- a CDS encoding HugZ family protein, whose translation MSAEARKHARQLLLKEYRGVLSTHSQAMPGFPFGSVVPYCLDARGWPLLLISRIAQHTRNLKADVRCSLLVGERAAEDVQAAGRLTLLAEARQLDDGAAVEAAAQRYYRYFPESQDYHRVHDFDFWVLEPVRWRYIGGFGAIHWLDDVASANPFAAENGEVERGMVEHMNDDHAAAIAHYVEQAGLSQGAPAQMVGIDSEGFHLRIGQALHWIAFPEPCSTPGAVRQTLVAMARR comes from the coding sequence GTGAGCGCCGAAGCCCGCAAGCATGCCCGACAACTTCTGCTCAAGGAATACCGCGGCGTGCTCTCCACCCATTCCCAGGCCATGCCCGGCTTTCCGTTCGGCTCGGTCGTGCCCTATTGCCTGGACGCGCGTGGCTGGCCGCTGCTGCTGATCAGTCGGATCGCCCAGCACACCCGCAATCTCAAGGCCGATGTGCGCTGTTCGCTGCTGGTCGGTGAGCGCGCCGCCGAGGACGTACAGGCAGCGGGCCGGCTCACGCTGCTGGCCGAGGCCCGCCAGCTCGACGACGGGGCGGCGGTCGAGGCGGCTGCGCAACGCTACTACCGCTACTTCCCCGAGTCGCAGGACTACCACCGCGTACATGACTTCGACTTCTGGGTGCTGGAGCCGGTGCGCTGGCGCTACATAGGTGGTTTCGGTGCAATTCACTGGCTGGACGACGTCGCCTCGGCCAATCCCTTCGCTGCCGAGAATGGCGAGGTGGAGCGGGGCATGGTCGAGCACATGAACGATGATCATGCAGCGGCCATTGCCCACTATGTCGAGCAGGCCGGGCTGTCGCAGGGTGCGCCAGCGCAAATGGTCGGTATCGACAGTGAAGGCTTCCACCTGCGTATCGGCCAGGCACTGCACTGGATAGCCTTCCCCGAGCCCTGCTCGACGCCCGGGGCGGTGCGCCAGACGCTGGTGGCGATGGCGCGGCGCTGA
- a CDS encoding SDR family oxidoreductase, with amino-acid sequence MQLQDKVIIVTGGGQGLGRAMAEHLAGRGARLALVDLNQERLDEAVAACKAAGGEARAYLCNVASEEQVCEMVARVAEDFGGLHGLVNNAGILRDGLLLKVKDGEISKMSLAQWQAVIDVNLTGVFLCTREVAAKMVELKSEGAIINISSISRAGNMGQTNYSAAKAGVASATVVWAKELARYGIRVAGVAPGFIETEMVASMKPEALEKMTAGIPLKRMGKPAEIAHSVAYIFENDYYTGRILELDGGLRL; translated from the coding sequence ATGCAACTGCAAGACAAGGTCATCATCGTCACTGGCGGCGGCCAGGGCCTCGGCCGTGCCATGGCCGAGCACCTGGCAGGCAGGGGCGCACGCCTGGCTCTGGTGGACCTCAACCAGGAGCGCCTGGACGAAGCCGTGGCCGCCTGCAAGGCCGCCGGTGGCGAGGCCCGCGCCTACCTGTGCAACGTCGCCAGCGAGGAGCAGGTCTGCGAGATGGTCGCGCGTGTCGCCGAGGACTTCGGTGGCCTGCATGGGCTGGTCAACAATGCCGGCATCCTGCGCGACGGCCTGCTGCTCAAGGTCAAGGATGGCGAAATCAGCAAGATGAGCCTGGCCCAGTGGCAGGCGGTGATCGACGTCAACCTCACCGGCGTATTCCTCTGCACCCGGGAAGTCGCAGCGAAGATGGTCGAGCTCAAGAGCGAAGGCGCGATCATCAACATCTCGTCGATCTCCCGCGCCGGCAACATGGGCCAGACCAACTACTCCGCGGCCAAGGCCGGTGTCGCCTCGGCCACCGTGGTCTGGGCCAAGGAGCTGGCGCGCTATGGCATTCGCGTGGCAGGGGTGGCGCCCGGCTTCATCGAGACCGAGATGGTCGCCAGCATGAAGCCCGAAGCGCTGGAGAAGATGACCGCCGGCATTCCCCTCAAGCGCATGGGCAAGCCGGCGGAGATCGCCCACTCGGTCGCCTACATCTTCGAGAACGACTACTACACCGGCCGCATCCTCGAGCTGGACGGCGGGCTGCGCCTCTGA